In one Helicoverpa zea isolate HzStark_Cry1AcR chromosome 5, ilHelZeax1.1, whole genome shotgun sequence genomic region, the following are encoded:
- the LOC124630783 gene encoding spidroin-2-like: MCDCFEEKQRKEREKARRAAAGYGQGGGGYGPGGGGGYGPGGVGGYGPGGGGGYGPGGGGIGPDGGYYGPDGTWQQAVRGPDGTWQQAGQPNNIWQPARQRPDGTWEPAGFRPATPESSEPPPSRFSALQMVLGSTGFLLAMLALLLKLLKSVQNEKANYILSSVGLGSFVTPPSNDLLSPDGSPIRRNRNGAPCIPKKRVLRVTSPKPPPFRECKCKCKPQQEE, from the exons TTTTGAAGAAAAACAGAGAAAGGAGCGTGAAAAAGCGAGAAGGGCGGCAGCTGGATATGGCCAAGGTGGTGGTGGATATGGCCCGGGCGGCGGTGGTGGCTATGGCCCGGGCGGCGTTGGAGGCTATGGGCCCGGTGGTGGCGGTGGCTACGGGCCGGGCGGCGGTGGCATTGGGCCGGATGGCGGATACTATGGGCCTGACGGCACCTGGCAACAGGCAGTACGGGGGCCTGACGGCACCTGGCAACAGGCAGGACAGCCTAATAACATATGGCAACCGGCACGTCAGAGGCCTGACGGCACCTGGGAACCGGCAGGATTTAGGCCTGCGACCCCTGAGTCCTCTGAGCCCCCACCCTCCCGCTTCAGCGCCTTGCAGATGGTACTAGGAAGTACAGGGTTCCTACTCGCTATGCTCGCATTGTTGCTCAAGTTGCTCAAATCGGTGCAAAATGAAAAGGCAAACTACATACTCAGCTCAGTTGGGCTCGGGAGCTTTGTTACTCCGCCATCGAACGATCTATTATCACCGGACGGTTCACCAATAAGACGCAATCGCAACGGGGCTCCCTGCATACCTAAGAAACGAGTACTA AGAGTTACTTCGCCAAAGCCTCCGCCCTTCCGAGaatgtaaatgtaaatgtaaaCCACAACAAGAAGAATGA